Proteins encoded within one genomic window of Glycine soja cultivar W05 chromosome 1, ASM419377v2, whole genome shotgun sequence:
- the LOC114417470 gene encoding uncharacterized protein LOC114417470 — translation MNYSIKLGLFFVSMEKRLRAACNASDAKIDNVAKVLHAILCQYEKSIQTPEKWQKLVVFLQQSFEGPILDLIRRWINKVEQSIKSWSHSNGEVNARKVQNIKKELNALETGLIDKVPSQEEVILKKSLQVQLWDAAYAYESMLRQKARVKWLKERDNKSTYFHRLINHRRRKNAIQGISIDSVWVHEPCSVKKVAILYFKDRFSEEVSSRPTLDGVQFSTLDPRDKESLVTRFSEVEIKSAVWDCGGTKALVRMG, via the exons ATGAATTACTCAATCAAATTAGGTTTGTTCTTTGTT TCTATGGAAAAGAGGCTAAGGGCAGCTTGTAATGCTTCCGATGCAAAGATAGATAATGTTGCCAAG GTTCTTCATGCTATTTTATGTCAATATGAAAAATCCATTCAAACTCCAGAGAAGTGGCAAAAACTTGTTGTCTTCTTACAGCAAAG TTTTGAAGGCCCGATACTAGACCTAATCAGGAGATGGATAAATAAAGTTGAACAGAGTATAAAGAGTTGGAGTCATTCAAATGGTGAAGTTAATGCTAGAAAAgtccagaatattaaaaaggAGCTGAATGCTTTGGAGACTGGCCTAATTGATAAAGTTCCATCTCAAGAGGAAGTGATCCTTAAGAAATCCCTTCAAGTTCAATTGTGGGATGCAGCTTATGCTTATGAATCTATGCTCAgacaaaaggctagagtaaAGTGGTTAAAAGAAAGGGACAACAAATCTACCTATTTTCATAGATTGATCAaccatagaagaagaaaaaatgccaTTCAAGGTatctccatagatagtgtgtgGGTGCATGAACCCTGCAGTGTTAAAAAAGTAGCTATCCTTTATTTCAAGGACAGATTTTCAGAGGAAGTTTCTAGTAGACCAACCTTGGATGGTGTTCAGTTCTCTACTCTTgatccaagagataaagaaagcCTTGTGACTAGATTTTCTGAAGTGGAGATCAAATCAGCAGTTTGGGACTGTGGGGGGACAAAAGCCCTGGTCCGGATGGgctaa